The Methanotorris formicicus Mc-S-70 region TGATTTAAAAGAGGGAATTAAAAGGGTTGTAAATTGGATGAGGACGTAAATTTTATATCATTATTTTATTTTTTCATTTATTTTTTTCTTCTTCCTTAATCAATCTATAAAACCAAGGTTCTTCGTAATTTTCTAAATCTTTAACATAGGGACAATCCTTTGGAAAAACTCCAGCCATAATCCCTTCCATAACTGTTAAACATCCATACTTAAACCTATTCTTATAAACAGTACATAATTTTGTTTCTTTATTCAAGTGCTCGCAGTAGACAACCTCTAATCCATTTTCTGTTTTGTATGCGTGTAGTATGCAACATCTTCCACATCTTTCACATAACTCATCTGGAAATAGTTCTTCACTTATCTTGATAACCTTATTTTTCCTGAACCTTAATGTTTCCATATTATCACCTAAGTTAGAAAGATAAGTTAAATGATATTAGTATATAAATTTTTGGTATGTGGAATTTTTAAACAAAATAATCTATAAATATATGTTTGCGTTAAATTAGTAGGGAATGTTGAATATACTATATAAAAAACTTTAAGTAGGGTTATTTACGTTATTAGATGTCACAAAATACCATACTAAAATTTATTGTTTCATTTAATCTTAATTTTGTAAAACTGAAACACTAATAAAAAATAGGTGTGAAAATGGAGTATTCCATAGTAATTGGATATATTTCGTTTTTATTAATTGCAGGGTCATTTATAGCGAGAATTGGAGAAAAAATGGGACTGCCTGATATCCCACTATTACTGTTATTTGGGCTTTTTGTTGGACCGGTGACTGGTATAGTGTCTTCCAATTATGCACAGAACATCTTTGCCATTGTTGGAACCATAGGATTGATTGTTCTTTTATTGGTAGGAGCATTTGAAATGAGATGGATTGTTTTAAAGAGGGTATTAAAAACAGTTTTAAAATTAGATACAGTTGCACTCTTTATTTCTCTCGCTATTTCTGGAGTGATATTTAATATGATTTTCAAACTACCTCACTTCAATCCAGTTGGATATTTGTATGGTGCAATAAACTGTGCTACAGACCCTGCAACACTAATCCCAATATTTTCCAAATCCAACATAGACCCAGAAATCGCTATAACCTTAGAGGCAGAGAGTGTATTTAACGACCCCCTTGGTATTGTGGCAACTATGTTGAGTTTATCCGCATTGGGATTGGGAGAGAGTACCAACCCAATATTGGAATTTTTAGCATTGGCTATTGGTGGAGGAATTTTGGGTTTAATAGCAGGGAAGATATTTGAGATAATGGTTTTAAAAGAAGATTTTAATGAGTATATAGCCCCACTAAGTATTGGAGCTGCAATGGCTGTATGGTATGTTGGAGAAGAGTTGATTCCAAAGGTAATTGGTTATGAGTTTAGTGGGTTCATGGCAGTTGCTATAATGGGATTGTATTTAGGGAATACATTAACAAAATACCCAAGAAAGTCGAATGAAATTGAAAAAATTACGGAATTCTGCACAGATTTGTCAACACTTATAAGAATATTGATATTTGTATTTTTAGGGGCAAGTATAAGCCTTCCCTTCCTAAAAAGTTATGGATTTGAAGGTTTGTTGTGTGCAGTAGGTGCTATTTTCATTGCAAGACCAATTGCCGTATTTATGGCAACATCAATACCACCTATCAACGAAACTTTAAAAGAAAGGTTATATCTCGCATTGGAGGGGCCAAGAGGTGTGGTTCCTGCAGCATTGGCGGCAACGGTTTATTCACACATAATGGCAAATCCAAACATAATTCCATCATATATTGGAAAGTACATACAACCAGAGGCTATTGCCGGCTCAATTTTGGTGGCAACATTCATGACGATTTTACTGAGTGTGGTTATTGAAGGTTCATGGGCAAGACCACTTGCAGACAAACTCTTAAAATAAGGTTAAATTTGGGGTGAATCTATGGAAGTTGTAAATGTAGAGGATGAGATGAGTAAAGAAAAAACAAAAAGGGACAAAAAAGTATGCGTTGTTGGTTTAGGCTATATAGGATTACCAACTGCAAGTATGCTCGCAAATCATGGGTATAAAGTTGTTGGCGTAGATATTAATGAGGATAGGGTAAATGCTATAAAAAATGGGACTTTGCAAATAGAAGAACCTGGTTTAATGACGTTGGTTAAGGGAGCAATAAATTCTGGAAATTTGGTTGTTAAAACTACTCCAGAAGAAGCAGATATTTTCATCAT contains the following coding sequences:
- a CDS encoding cation:proton antiporter produces the protein MEYSIVIGYISFLLIAGSFIARIGEKMGLPDIPLLLLFGLFVGPVTGIVSSNYAQNIFAIVGTIGLIVLLLVGAFEMRWIVLKRVLKTVLKLDTVALFISLAISGVIFNMIFKLPHFNPVGYLYGAINCATDPATLIPIFSKSNIDPEIAITLEAESVFNDPLGIVATMLSLSALGLGESTNPILEFLALAIGGGILGLIAGKIFEIMVLKEDFNEYIAPLSIGAAMAVWYVGEELIPKVIGYEFSGFMAVAIMGLYLGNTLTKYPRKSNEIEKITEFCTDLSTLIRILIFVFLGASISLPFLKSYGFEGLLCAVGAIFIARPIAVFMATSIPPINETLKERLYLALEGPRGVVPAALAATVYSHIMANPNIIPSYIGKYIQPEAIAGSILVATFMTILLSVVIEGSWARPLADKLLK